In the genome of Streptacidiphilus rugosus AM-16, one region contains:
- a CDS encoding aminopeptidase P family protein → MTEDDLAPEETEPKPIKQRKNGLYPAISDELTAVMKTGWADTELRDLVPAEQSAYAAKRRAALSARFPGDRLVVPAGKLKTRSNDTEYSFRASTEYVHLTGDQTENAVLVMEPRDGGDQGHDAYLYLLPRSDRENGEFWLSGQGELWVGRRHSLTEAEVLLGLPAKDVRNAEAELAERADEAPARTRVLRGHDAGIEAALDAHTTKHGDNELKVFLSELRLVKDEWELGQLQAACDATVLGFTDVVRELAQAVATSERWIEGTFWRRARVEGNDVGYGSICAAGPHATTLHWVRNDGEVRPGELLLLDAGVETSTLYTADVTRTLPINGTFDDLQRKIYQAVYDSQEAGIAAVKPGARYRDFHEASQQVLAERLVEWGLVEGPVERVLELGLQRRWTLHGTGHMLGLDVHDCAQARVEAYVDCVLEPGMVLTVEPGLYFQADDLTVPEEYRGIGVRIEDDILVTADGNRNLSSGLPRTIDEVESWMASLKG, encoded by the coding sequence GTGACCGAGGACGACCTCGCTCCCGAGGAGACCGAGCCGAAGCCGATCAAGCAGCGGAAGAACGGGCTCTACCCGGCCATCTCCGACGAGCTGACCGCCGTCATGAAGACCGGCTGGGCCGACACCGAGCTGCGGGATCTGGTCCCGGCCGAGCAGTCCGCGTACGCGGCCAAGCGGCGGGCCGCGCTCTCCGCGCGGTTCCCCGGCGACCGGCTCGTCGTCCCCGCGGGGAAGCTGAAGACCCGGTCCAACGACACCGAGTACAGCTTCCGCGCCAGCACGGAGTACGTGCACCTCACCGGCGACCAGACCGAGAACGCCGTCCTCGTGATGGAGCCTCGTGACGGCGGGGACCAGGGGCACGACGCCTACCTGTACCTGCTGCCGCGCTCGGACCGGGAGAACGGCGAGTTCTGGCTGAGCGGTCAGGGGGAGCTCTGGGTCGGTCGTCGGCACAGCCTCACCGAGGCCGAGGTGCTGCTCGGCCTGCCCGCCAAGGACGTGCGGAACGCCGAGGCCGAGCTGGCCGAGCGCGCCGACGAGGCGCCCGCCCGCACCCGCGTGCTCCGCGGCCACGACGCCGGGATCGAGGCCGCCCTCGACGCGCACACCACCAAGCACGGCGACAACGAGCTCAAGGTCTTCCTGAGCGAGCTGCGCCTGGTCAAGGACGAGTGGGAGCTCGGCCAGCTGCAGGCCGCCTGCGACGCGACCGTGCTCGGCTTCACCGACGTGGTGCGCGAGCTCGCGCAGGCCGTCGCCACCTCGGAGCGCTGGATCGAGGGCACCTTCTGGCGTCGCGCCCGCGTCGAGGGCAACGACGTCGGCTACGGCTCGATCTGCGCCGCCGGTCCGCACGCGACCACGCTGCACTGGGTCCGCAACGACGGCGAGGTCCGCCCGGGCGAGCTGCTGCTGCTCGACGCCGGCGTGGAGACGTCCACCCTCTACACCGCCGACGTCACCCGCACGCTGCCGATCAACGGCACCTTCGACGACCTGCAGCGGAAGATCTACCAGGCCGTCTACGACTCCCAGGAGGCGGGCATCGCGGCCGTCAAGCCGGGGGCCCGTTACCGCGACTTCCACGAGGCCTCGCAGCAGGTGCTGGCCGAGCGGCTGGTGGAGTGGGGCCTGGTCGAGGGCCCGGTCGAGCGGGTGCTCGAGCTCGGGCTGCAGCGTCGCTGGACCTTGCACGGCACCGGCCACATGCTCGGCCTGGACGTCCACGACTGCGCCCAGGCGCGCGTCGAGGCGTACGTCGACTGCGTGCTGGAGCCCGGCATGGTGCTGACGGTCGAGCCCGGCCTCTACTTCCAGGCCGACGACCTGACCGTGCCGGAGGAGTACCGCGGCATCGGCGTCCGGATCGAGGACGACATCCTGGTCACGGCCGACGGCAACCGCAACCTCTCGTCCGGTCTGCCCCGCACGATCGACGAGGTCGAGAGCTGGATGGCGAGCCTGAAGGGCTGA
- a CDS encoding PP2C family protein-serine/threonine phosphatase, with translation MAEPQAAAQTALGLPAPTSPAETISGDNISAFRERSADPLADLTTLYDLTDRLSSAPDLAAALAGVLADGAALIGARRGMLMLSHPSTTLGLGLDHAALGALETVPTAQVLRPSGGEPTGDRFQEVAGQLGIGASYAQPLADLGSVVWFYDTPAQPTEREQRLAGLYCASAARLLAKEVERDRLQRTADALRRGLLPSGLPRPTGMALAARCIAAGLDGAGGCDWYDAISLPEGALALSVGSVTGGGADSAAAMGRLRAALRAYAVLEGEDPVAVLGDLELLLKSTEPARTATALYAYVEPGARRLSLAGAGQCPPLLVTSFGASFVETSLSAPLGMLSCWEAPGVELRADRGDVLLLYTDGLARRCGSSLHSGQARLRAAAAEAPREVRQDPERFCDYLLETCVGAKAPSPGGDDIVLLAARFD, from the coding sequence ATGGCTGAGCCCCAGGCGGCCGCTCAGACGGCCCTCGGCCTCCCCGCGCCCACGAGCCCTGCGGAAACGATCAGCGGAGACAACATCAGCGCGTTCCGTGAGCGCTCCGCCGACCCCCTGGCTGATTTGACCACCCTCTACGACCTCACCGACCGGCTCAGCTCCGCGCCCGACCTGGCGGCCGCGCTGGCCGGCGTCCTGGCCGACGGCGCGGCGCTGATCGGCGCGCGCCGCGGCATGCTGATGCTCTCGCACCCCTCCACCACGCTCGGCCTCGGCCTCGACCACGCCGCCCTCGGCGCGCTGGAGACCGTCCCCACCGCCCAGGTGCTGCGTCCCTCCGGGGGCGAGCCCACCGGCGACCGCTTCCAGGAGGTGGCCGGCCAGCTCGGCATCGGCGCCTCCTACGCCCAGCCGCTGGCCGACCTCGGCTCGGTGGTCTGGTTCTACGACACCCCCGCGCAGCCGACCGAGCGCGAGCAGCGCCTGGCCGGCCTCTACTGCGCCTCGGCCGCACGCCTGCTGGCCAAGGAGGTCGAAAGGGACCGCCTGCAGCGCACCGCGGACGCGCTGCGGCGCGGGCTCCTGCCGAGCGGCCTGCCCCGGCCCACCGGCATGGCGCTGGCCGCGCGCTGCATCGCCGCCGGCCTCGACGGCGCGGGCGGCTGCGACTGGTACGACGCGATCTCCCTGCCGGAGGGCGCACTGGCCCTCAGCGTCGGCAGCGTCACCGGCGGCGGCGCGGACTCCGCGGCCGCGATGGGCCGGCTGCGGGCCGCGCTCCGCGCGTACGCGGTGCTGGAGGGCGAGGATCCGGTCGCCGTCCTGGGCGATCTCGAACTGCTGCTGAAGAGCACGGAACCGGCCCGCACGGCGACGGCGCTGTACGCCTACGTCGAACCGGGCGCCCGGCGACTGTCCCTGGCGGGGGCCGGGCAGTGTCCCCCGCTGCTGGTGACCTCGTTCGGGGCCTCCTTCGTGGAGACCTCGCTGAGCGCGCCGCTGGGCATGCTGAGCTGCTGGGAAGCACCGGGTGTCGAACTGCGGGCGGACCGCGGCGACGTGCTGCTGCTCTACACCGACGGTCTGGCCCGACGCTGCGGCTCCAGCCTCCACTCCGGCCAGGCCCGCCTCCGCGCGGCCGCGGCGGAGGCGCCGCGGGAGGTCCGCCAGGACCCGGAACGTTTCTGCGACTACCTCCTGGAAACCTGCGTCGGCGCGAAGGCCCCGTCCCCGGGCGGCGACGACATCGTCCTCCTCGCCGCACGCTTCGACTGA
- a CDS encoding bifunctional DNA primase/polymerase, whose translation MRGVSTLVRNAKQRRSRAQLLNAARVAARGWGWPVAPAVGLTAEGDCRCPRIDCPVPGAHPHDPKLLAATTDDRMIKWWWSRRPTAPVLVATGSQVCALSLPAEAGARVLDYFDALRVPTGPVIATPTRYVLLVAPYSLPELADLLVAQEWVPSSLRYHGPGGFVVLPPSETGAGALRWIRRPLSARRTPWLPAVSDLVEALVEASIATPDGATLAP comes from the coding sequence ATGCGCGGGGTATCAACACTCGTCAGAAACGCCAAGCAGCGGCGGTCGAGGGCGCAGCTGCTGAACGCGGCCAGGGTCGCCGCGCGCGGCTGGGGTTGGCCGGTGGCGCCCGCGGTCGGGCTCACCGCCGAAGGGGACTGCCGCTGTCCCAGGATCGACTGCCCGGTTCCCGGGGCCCACCCCCACGACCCCAAGCTGCTCGCCGCCACGACGGACGACCGGATGATCAAGTGGTGGTGGTCCCGCCGTCCCACGGCGCCGGTGTTGGTGGCGACGGGCTCGCAGGTCTGCGCGCTGAGCCTGCCGGCCGAGGCGGGCGCACGCGTGCTGGACTACTTCGACGCGCTCCGGGTGCCGACGGGTCCGGTGATCGCCACGCCCACCCGCTACGTCCTGCTCGTCGCGCCCTACTCGCTCCCGGAGTTGGCCGACCTGTTGGTGGCCCAGGAGTGGGTGCCGAGCAGTCTGCGCTACCACGGTCCAGGCGGCTTCGTCGTGCTGCCGCCCTCGGAGACGGGCGCCGGCGCGCTGCGCTGGATCCGCCGCCCGCTCTCGGCGCGGCGCACGCCGTGGCTACCGGCGGTGAGCGATCTGGTGGAGGCGCTGGTCGAGGCGAGCATCGCCACGCCCGACGGGGCCACTCTGGCGCCGTGA
- a CDS encoding DUF5926 family protein → MAKKKAPLRTAPAVTDGPIPVVGAREACPCGSGRRYKACHGREAAHAVAELVQRPFEGLPGEGDWVALRELVPAATVPLTLNAATLATANGEVPSVTLATVLPMAWPAMRRQDGSIMLGLQTQTSSGDLSRDLADALVLALAAEPGSPVPPRRPAPGGPRLQELLDVDAAFEPAVHTGFEFWLEDAENATGEVAASLEQANAAVIPTEKLESVAHAYWCQAPDRNHLRWVMPHAEEPLLDALARLSASGEASLGEGTKLVGSFRAHGLVVPVWDLPQTMTADDCEKPAAAFAERLAAALAVSEPLTAEQRKARASLSSRQVTLS, encoded by the coding sequence ATGGCCAAGAAGAAGGCCCCCCTCCGCACCGCCCCGGCCGTCACCGACGGGCCGATCCCCGTCGTCGGCGCGCGCGAAGCCTGCCCCTGCGGCTCCGGGCGTCGCTACAAGGCGTGCCACGGGCGCGAAGCCGCCCACGCCGTCGCGGAGCTGGTGCAGCGCCCGTTCGAAGGACTGCCGGGCGAGGGCGACTGGGTCGCGCTGCGCGAGCTGGTGCCCGCCGCGACCGTGCCGCTGACTCTGAACGCCGCCACGCTCGCCACGGCGAACGGCGAGGTCCCCTCGGTCACCCTGGCCACGGTGCTCCCGATGGCCTGGCCGGCGATGCGCCGCCAGGACGGCAGCATCATGCTGGGCCTGCAGACGCAGACCTCCTCCGGCGACCTGAGCCGGGATCTGGCCGACGCGCTGGTGCTGGCGCTGGCCGCCGAGCCCGGCTCCCCGGTGCCGCCGCGCCGCCCGGCGCCCGGCGGACCGCGTCTTCAGGAACTCCTGGACGTGGACGCCGCGTTCGAGCCCGCCGTGCACACCGGTTTCGAGTTCTGGCTGGAGGACGCGGAGAACGCGACGGGTGAGGTGGCCGCCTCGCTGGAACAGGCCAACGCCGCGGTCATCCCGACCGAGAAGCTGGAGTCGGTCGCCCACGCGTACTGGTGCCAGGCGCCCGACCGGAACCACCTGCGCTGGGTGATGCCGCACGCCGAGGAGCCGCTGCTCGACGCGCTGGCCAGGCTCTCCGCCTCCGGCGAGGCCTCCCTGGGCGAGGGCACCAAGCTGGTCGGCTCGTTCCGGGCGCACGGGCTGGTCGTGCCGGTCTGGGACCTGCCGCAGACGATGACGGCCGACGACTGCGAGAAGCCGGCCGCCGCCTTCGCCGAGCGGCTCGCCGCCGCGCTCGCGGTCTCCGAGCCGCTGACGGCGGAACAGCGGAAGGCTCGTGCGTCGCTCTCCAGCCGTCAGGTCACGCTGAGCTGA
- a CDS encoding ATP-binding protein, producing MAVVVAHDVPTSSSTMAVPYGPESVRAARRRLRDDLGEHLVPEGVIDDAVLILSELLSNACRHARPLERERDHPSQAEQFEQVVVGWELHSDGLLTVEVTDGGGPTRPRRASPSLTAKGGRGLGIVGQLATEWGVRDAPGEVTVWAVLRVRARHARRDPETPAAAAS from the coding sequence GTGGCCGTGGTGGTGGCGCATGATGTGCCGACTTCTTCGTCGACCATGGCAGTGCCCTATGGTCCGGAGAGTGTGCGTGCCGCGCGACGTCGCCTGCGCGACGACCTTGGCGAGCATCTGGTACCCGAGGGCGTCATAGACGACGCGGTGCTGATTCTGTCGGAACTGCTCAGCAACGCCTGCCGCCACGCGCGGCCGCTGGAGCGCGAGCGGGACCACCCGAGTCAGGCGGAGCAGTTCGAACAGGTCGTGGTCGGCTGGGAGTTGCACAGCGACGGCCTGCTCACCGTGGAGGTGACCGACGGCGGCGGGCCGACCCGCCCGCGCAGAGCCTCGCCCTCGCTGACCGCCAAGGGCGGCCGAGGGCTGGGAATCGTCGGCCAGTTGGCCACGGAGTGGGGCGTCAGGGACGCCCCCGGTGAAGTGACGGTATGGGCGGTGCTCAGGGTGAGGGCCCGGCACGCCCGACGCGATCCCGAGACACCGGCCGCCGCGGCGAGCTGA
- a CDS encoding glycerophosphodiester phosphodiesterase — MHTPPGPIASVPNRAATRVIAHRGASGTFAEHTLAAYQLAIEQGADGLECDVRLTADGHLVCVHDRTVDRTSNGRGVVSTLELAQLAELDFGGWKLGGSEEADWTSPEHTSVLTLERLLELHADAGRRVELAIETKHPTRYAGLVEKRLLELLRRFGLVPEGAGQAGRGGAGRGEADEDSSPVRIMSFSQMSLRRVRQMAPQLPTVFLMERVLPWLRDGSLPHGARIAGPGIDLVRANPGYVAALHRAGHRVHVWTVDEPEDVELCLRLGVEAIITNHPQRVLDQLGR, encoded by the coding sequence GTGCACACCCCGCCCGGCCCGATCGCCTCCGTCCCCAACCGCGCCGCCACACGCGTCATCGCGCACCGCGGCGCGTCGGGGACCTTCGCCGAACACACCCTCGCCGCGTACCAGCTGGCCATCGAGCAGGGTGCGGACGGACTGGAGTGCGACGTACGGCTGACCGCCGACGGGCACCTTGTCTGCGTCCACGACCGGACGGTCGACCGGACCTCGAACGGGCGTGGCGTCGTCTCCACCCTGGAGCTCGCCCAGCTCGCCGAGCTGGACTTCGGCGGCTGGAAGCTCGGCGGCTCGGAGGAGGCCGACTGGACCTCTCCCGAACACACCAGCGTGCTCACGCTGGAACGGCTGCTCGAACTCCACGCCGACGCCGGCCGCCGGGTGGAGCTGGCCATCGAGACCAAGCACCCCACGCGCTACGCGGGCCTGGTGGAGAAGCGCCTGCTGGAGCTGTTGCGCCGGTTCGGCCTCGTGCCGGAGGGCGCGGGCCAGGCGGGCAGAGGCGGTGCCGGCCGGGGCGAGGCGGACGAGGACTCCTCGCCGGTGCGGATCATGAGCTTCTCGCAGATGTCGCTGCGCCGGGTCCGCCAGATGGCGCCGCAGCTGCCGACGGTCTTCCTGATGGAGCGGGTGCTGCCCTGGCTCAGGGACGGCTCGCTCCCGCACGGGGCGCGGATCGCGGGGCCGGGCATCGATCTGGTCCGCGCGAACCCCGGCTACGTCGCGGCACTGCACCGGGCCGGCCACCGGGTCCACGTCTGGACGGTGGACGAGCCCGAGGACGTCGAGCTGTGCCTGCGGCTGGGCGTGGAGGCGATCATCACCAACCATCCGCAGCGGGTGCTGGACCAGCTCGGACGGTAG
- a CDS encoding purine-cytosine permease family protein translates to MSATLEHGPATGDAHAEAPLVLDTAPPRTLSFRDQGAFWANLGVSLIGFSSAATVMVDANGKNLALAASITAIVVGTVVGTLMLALAALIGQRTGAPAMAILRGLFGTRLSYVPTLLNIAQCVGWGVYELIVITQGAQALYGGVPRWVYVVAAGVLTTAMTIRPLGSIAVLRRYVAIAVGISMLFFTVQLVRHGVHNPGGGNWNGFLGATDYVIAVSISFVPLAADYTRHARTAKGAYWGTFTGYTVAQIWCYLVGVVALTQVGGDPNKIFSTFTGLTAGWLFFLVLVLREADQSFANVYSTAMSIHNLFPKVDRRWLTLGIGALVTAGALAIDGFTDTYYAFLGLIGAVFVPLLAVLAVDFFLGRGRDGWDMGENAPTRWLMPLPWVIGFTLYELISPAALPYAWWKHFWTHAQNLTHIHGTPWTSASLFSFLAAGGVTLALTPLLRKDALPTGTGAQAPSDRA, encoded by the coding sequence ATGTCCGCCACCCTCGAACACGGTCCCGCCACCGGCGACGCGCACGCCGAGGCCCCGCTCGTCCTCGACACCGCGCCCCCGCGCACGCTCAGCTTCCGCGACCAGGGGGCCTTCTGGGCGAACCTCGGCGTGAGTCTGATCGGGTTCTCCAGCGCCGCCACGGTGATGGTCGACGCGAACGGGAAGAACCTCGCGCTGGCCGCCTCGATCACCGCCATCGTCGTGGGCACCGTCGTCGGCACGCTGATGCTCGCCCTGGCCGCCCTGATCGGCCAGCGGACCGGCGCCCCGGCGATGGCGATCCTGCGCGGCCTCTTCGGCACCCGTCTCTCCTACGTCCCGACGCTGCTGAACATCGCCCAGTGCGTCGGCTGGGGCGTCTACGAGCTGATCGTGATCACCCAGGGCGCCCAGGCGCTCTACGGGGGCGTCCCGCGCTGGGTCTACGTGGTCGCGGCCGGTGTGCTGACCACGGCGATGACGATCCGGCCGCTGGGCTCGATCGCGGTGCTGCGGCGCTACGTCGCGATCGCCGTCGGTATCTCCATGCTCTTCTTCACCGTCCAGTTGGTCCGGCACGGGGTGCACAACCCCGGCGGCGGCAACTGGAACGGCTTCCTCGGCGCGACCGACTACGTGATCGCGGTGTCCATCTCCTTCGTGCCGCTGGCCGCCGACTACACCCGGCACGCCCGCACGGCCAAGGGCGCGTACTGGGGCACCTTCACCGGCTACACCGTCGCGCAGATCTGGTGCTACCTGGTCGGCGTGGTCGCGCTGACCCAGGTGGGCGGCGACCCGAACAAGATCTTCTCGACCTTCACCGGCCTGACCGCCGGCTGGCTCTTCTTCCTGGTGCTGGTGCTGCGCGAGGCGGATCAGTCCTTCGCCAACGTCTACTCGACCGCCATGTCGATCCACAACCTCTTCCCGAAGGTGGACCGGCGCTGGCTGACCCTGGGCATCGGCGCGCTGGTGACGGCGGGCGCGCTCGCCATCGACGGGTTCACCGACACCTACTACGCCTTCCTCGGGCTGATCGGGGCGGTCTTCGTACCCCTGCTGGCCGTGCTGGCGGTGGACTTCTTCCTCGGCCGCGGCCGCGACGGCTGGGACATGGGCGAGAACGCGCCGACCCGCTGGCTGATGCCGCTGCCGTGGGTGATCGGCTTCACCCTCTACGAGCTGATCTCGCCGGCGGCGCTGCCCTACGCCTGGTGGAAGCACTTCTGGACGCACGCGCAGAACCTCACGCACATCCACGGGACGCCGTGGACCTCCGCCTCGCTCTTCTCCTTCCTCGCGGCGGGCGGCGTGACGCTGGCGCTCACGCCGCTGCTGCGCAAGGACGCGCTGCCCACCGGCACGGGCGCCCAGGCCCCGTCCGACAGGGCCTAG
- a CDS encoding S1C family serine protease, with protein MSTEHEGGLDGSERPAPDAVPADGSDRPAEQAPASSPVAPPADPDLAGYPAPAAPTQPPADEQPTAVQPPVPPVPAAAQPPAHTPSAGHLPPPPPQPPYGAPAAPPQPPHQPPHQPYWQTAPMPPVPDTPAGLFGEGQVVTKPKRSGRSGFIALLAATAIIAGGVGGGIGAWVESRNTGSGGGDSTTVSTTTDPRQLSRPAGSISAIAAKALPSVVTIEASGSSESGTGTGFVFDTQGHILTNNHVVAPSVGGGKLTVKFADGASYGASVVGRAQGYDVAVIKLDSVPKEKLVPLPLGDSDAVQVGDSTIAIGAPFGLSGTVTSGIVSAKNRPVASGDQTGAQTSYMNALQTDASINPGNSGGPLMNSQGQVIGIDSAIQSTGQSSGGGQSGSIGLGFAIPINQAKWVAQQLIKTGTPVYPILGILRDDTFTGDGARINTSPVQGTPPVTPGGPADQAGLKPGDVITSLDGVLIDSGPTLVSEIWAHHPGDKVAVIYTRGGQSHTTTVTLGSRVGDNQ; from the coding sequence GTGAGCACCGAGCACGAGGGTGGGCTCGACGGGTCGGAGCGCCCTGCCCCCGATGCGGTTCCGGCGGATGGTTCGGATCGTCCGGCGGAGCAGGCGCCCGCGAGCAGCCCGGTCGCGCCCCCGGCCGACCCCGACCTCGCCGGCTACCCGGCGCCCGCGGCCCCCACGCAGCCGCCCGCCGACGAGCAGCCGACGGCCGTCCAGCCGCCGGTGCCGCCGGTTCCGGCCGCAGCGCAGCCGCCCGCGCACACGCCGTCGGCCGGCCACCTGCCTCCCCCGCCGCCGCAGCCCCCGTACGGCGCGCCCGCGGCCCCGCCGCAGCCGCCGCACCAGCCGCCGCACCAGCCCTACTGGCAGACCGCCCCGATGCCGCCCGTCCCCGACACCCCCGCCGGGCTCTTCGGTGAGGGCCAGGTCGTCACCAAGCCCAAGCGCAGCGGCCGCAGCGGCTTCATCGCCCTGCTCGCCGCGACCGCGATCATCGCGGGCGGCGTCGGCGGAGGCATCGGCGCGTGGGTGGAGAGCCGCAACACCGGAAGCGGCGGCGGCGACAGCACCACGGTCAGCACCACCACCGACCCGAGGCAGCTCAGCCGCCCGGCGGGCTCCATCTCGGCCATCGCCGCCAAGGCGCTGCCCAGCGTGGTCACCATCGAGGCCAGCGGCTCCTCCGAGTCCGGCACCGGCACCGGGTTCGTCTTCGACACCCAGGGCCACATCCTCACCAACAACCACGTCGTCGCGCCCTCGGTCGGCGGCGGCAAGCTGACGGTGAAGTTCGCCGACGGTGCCAGCTACGGCGCCTCTGTGGTCGGCCGGGCGCAGGGCTACGACGTGGCCGTGATCAAGCTGGACTCGGTGCCGAAGGAGAAGCTGGTCCCGCTGCCGCTGGGCGACTCGGACGCGGTCCAGGTCGGCGACTCCACGATCGCCATCGGCGCGCCCTTCGGGCTCTCCGGCACGGTCACCTCCGGCATCGTCAGCGCCAAGAACCGCCCGGTCGCCTCCGGCGACCAGACCGGCGCGCAGACGTCCTACATGAACGCCCTGCAGACCGACGCCTCGATCAACCCGGGCAACTCCGGCGGTCCGCTGATGAACTCCCAGGGCCAGGTCATCGGCATCGACTCGGCGATCCAGTCCACCGGCCAGTCCAGCGGCGGCGGCCAGTCCGGCAGCATCGGCCTCGGCTTCGCGATCCCGATCAACCAGGCCAAGTGGGTCGCCCAACAGTTGATCAAGACCGGCACCCCGGTCTACCCGATCCTCGGCATCCTGCGCGACGACACCTTCACCGGCGACGGCGCCCGCATCAACACCAGCCCGGTCCAGGGCACCCCGCCGGTCACCCCCGGTGGCCCGGCCGACCAGGCCGGCCTGAAGCCCGGCGACGTCATCACCTCCCTCGACGGCGTCCTCATCGACTCGGGCCCCACCCTGGTCAGCGAGATCTGGGCGCACCACCCCGGCGACAAGGTCGCCGTGATCTACACCCGCGGCGGCCAGTCCCACACCACGACGGTGACCCTCGGCTCGCGCGTCGGTGACAACCAGTAA
- a CDS encoding DUF6221 family protein, whose translation MTRDDDTSKTSAAEVAAFLRARLQDDWNYARDAMTSSGCWTAERTVVVLDTGAEIADVFLGPADHIARFDPARVMTDVDAKRAIVDAYDHSPANAGAKVSSHEGLHTAVLLLASVYADHADYREEWRP comes from the coding sequence ATGACCCGAGACGACGACACCTCCAAGACGTCGGCCGCGGAAGTGGCAGCCTTCCTCAGGGCACGACTCCAGGACGACTGGAACTACGCCCGTGACGCCATGACGAGCAGCGGATGCTGGACAGCCGAAAGAACGGTCGTTGTGCTGGACACGGGCGCTGAGATCGCGGACGTCTTCCTCGGCCCGGCAGACCACATCGCCCGCTTCGACCCAGCACGCGTCATGACGGACGTCGACGCCAAGCGGGCCATCGTAGATGCCTACGACCACTCACCAGCGAACGCCGGCGCAAAGGTGTCCTCCCACGAGGGGCTGCACACTGCTGTCCTCCTGCTCGCTTCGGTCTACGCCGATCACGCCGACTACCGCGAAGAGTGGCGCCCCTGA
- a CDS encoding IS5/IS1182 family transposase has protein sequence MASVITASDPSWIGPFAGLSPRVFRKLITVLRREGADEVRPGRPWSLSLEDRVLLVAAYWRTNLTLRQLAPLFGISKSAADRIVDHIGPLLALKQRQRFRKGAVLIVDGTLVPTRDHFVAEQSKNYRYSTNHQVVIDADTQLVVVVGRPLPGNRNDCKAWAESGAKAAVGKTITIADGGYPGTGLVMPHRRSPGGELCDWKREHNRSHKQVRARVEHVFARMKTWKILRDCRLKGDGVHHAMLGIARLHNLLRAG, from the coding sequence ATGGCAAGTGTGATCACGGCTTCGGACCCTTCGTGGATAGGCCCGTTCGCCGGGCTGAGCCCCCGCGTGTTCCGCAAGCTGATCACCGTGCTGCGACGTGAAGGCGCCGATGAGGTCCGCCCCGGGCGCCCCTGGTCGCTTTCCCTGGAGGACCGGGTTCTGTTGGTAGCTGCTTACTGGCGCACCAACCTGACACTGCGGCAGCTTGCACCGCTGTTCGGCATCTCGAAGTCCGCGGCCGACCGGATCGTCGACCACATCGGCCCGCTGCTGGCGCTCAAGCAGCGGCAGCGTTTCCGCAAGGGAGCCGTGCTCATCGTCGACGGCACTCTCGTGCCCACCCGGGACCACTTCGTCGCGGAACAGTCCAAGAACTATCGGTACTCCACCAACCACCAGGTCGTCATCGACGCCGACACACAGCTGGTCGTTGTCGTGGGCAGACCGCTCCCGGGCAACCGGAACGACTGCAAGGCATGGGCCGAGTCCGGCGCAAAGGCGGCGGTCGGCAAGACCATCACGATCGCCGATGGCGGCTACCCGGGCACCGGTCTCGTCATGCCTCACCGCCGCTCGCCCGGCGGCGAACTCTGCGACTGGAAGCGGGAGCACAACCGCTCCCACAAGCAGGTCCGGGCCCGCGTCGAGCACGTCTTCGCGCGCATGAAGACCTGGAAGATCCTGCGCGACTGCCGCCTCAAGGGCGACGGGGTCCACCATGCGATGCTCGGCATCGCCCGCCTGCACAACCTCCTCCGGGCCGGATAA